A stretch of the Balaenoptera musculus isolate JJ_BM4_2016_0621 chromosome 18, mBalMus1.pri.v3, whole genome shotgun sequence genome encodes the following:
- the LOC118884416 gene encoding LOW QUALITY PROTEIN: cell division control protein 42 homolog (The sequence of the model RefSeq protein was modified relative to this genomic sequence to represent the inferred CDS: inserted 2 bases in 2 codons) encodes MGLLQSCAYAGVQAPRPPEPRNQAAKTRAPDVNTGAPDTYKSSSPRDAGTLEQGRATQTIKCVVVGDGAVGKTCLLISYTTNKFPSEYVPTVFDNYAVTVTIGGEPYTLGLFDTAGQEDYDRLXMSYPQTGVFLVCFSVVSPSSFXNVKEKWVPEITYHCPKTPFMLTGTQIDLRDDPFTIEKLAKNKQKPITPEAAEKLAGDLKAVKYVECSALTQKGLKNVSRASLVQYLTKLMKTNKSRDVVAATTTPNMQSGYRAAARAAAGAAAYAAESGGPRRASRRESAAVADRSVPASRSCEGELRRRKGVELGTGESDAVYAVEGGGTAA; translated from the exons ATGGGATTGTTGCAGTCCTGTGCATATGCAGGAGTGCAAGCCCCCCGGCCACCAGAGCCAAGGAATCAAGCTGCCAAAACCAGGGCACCAGATGTAAACACTGGGGCACCAGATACGTATAAGAGCTCCTCTCCGAGAGATGCTGGCACGCTGGAGCAGGGCAGAG CAACGCAGACAATTAAGTGTGTTGTTGTCGGCGATGGTGCTGTTGGTAAAACATGTCTCCTGATATCCTACACAACAAACAAGTTTCCATCTGAGTATGTAcc gaCTGTTTTTGACAACTATGCAGTCACAGTTACGATTGGTGGAGAGCCATATACTCTTGGACTTTTTGATACTGCAGGGCAAGAGGATTATGACAGAT TTATGAGTTATCCACAAACAGGTGTATTTCTAGTCTGTTTTTCAGTGGTCTCTCCATCCTCAt aaaatgtgaaagaaaagtgGGTGCCTGAGATAACTTACCACTGTCCAAAGACTCCTTTCATGCTTACTGGGACCCAAATTGATCTCAGAGATGACCCCTTCACTATTGAGAAACTTGCCAAGAATAAACAGAAGCCGATCACTCCAGAGGCTGCTGAAAAACTGGCCGGTGACCTGAAGGCGGTCAAATATGTGGAGTGTTCTGCACTCACACAGAAAGGCCTAAAGAAtgtatctagggcttccctg GTCCAGTATTTGACGAAACTCATGAAAA CCAACAAGTCTCGCGATGTTGTTGCGGCTACTACTACTCCCAACATGCAAAGCGGCTACCGTGCCGCAGCCCGTGCCGCAGCTGGTGCCGCAGCCTATGCCGCAGAGTCCGGAGGGCCCCGGCGTGCCTCGAGGCGCGAAAG CGCGGCGGTGGCGGATCGCTCGGTTCCAGCCAGTAGGTCCTGTGAGGGCGAGCTGAGGCGGAGAAAGGGCGTGGAACTGGGAACGGGTGAGTCGGACGCAGTCTACGCGGTCGAGGGAGGCGGCACCGCGGCGTAG